The genome window ATTTTTCTCCCCAAAACAAAACCCTTATTCCGCCACAAGTAGTAGacaatgaatgggaaaaatgtATAATACAAAGGGCACGAACTAACATTGTGTGACAGGAGCCTAACCATTCTAAAATGGGGGGATAAAACAGGCAGAGAAAGACGCGCGACAGGACACGGGGCCTACAGCGGACATtcattctcttcctccatcttgtGGTTCCTTCGatctgggtttgtgtgtgtgtgtgtgtgtgtgtgtgtgtgtgtgtgtgtgtgtgtggtgtgtgtgtgtgtgtgtgtgtgttgtgtgtgtgttgtgtgtgcgtgcgtgtgcatgtgtgtgtgtgcgtgtgtgtactgtatgcaacATCCTCCACTACCACTTCAGTGCTTCTGCTTAAAAGCTTCTGCATCTTAAAAAGGTGGATATCAGTGCAGCTTGTTGTCCATGGCAACAAACATGTCCACTGCAATTCCCTTTCTCACATACGcacatcgcacacacacacacgcgcgcgcgcacacactccCTTTCTTGATTtgtactgactgtgtgtgtgtgtgtgtctactgctGCCTCTGCTCCACTTTAAAAGGTGTAGGGTGAACGATGGGCTCAGAGCTCCTTCACTTGCACTGCCATACTTGACCATGACGAGCAGCCCAATGGTGATCCATGAGCAGATGGCGGCCACACTGCCATCTCTATTCTGTGGCACCATGTGATGAGCTTCTCTCTTTTGGACACAAAACTGTCTTcttgatcacattcatctaatctttcctaacgatccgctagctgtctgccccataagcaggccgtcaaaaaaacgcctaggctccgagatctgtacacaaaaacaattgctaccaacaagggttggcaaccactcaaaggcaaaataaagtgtttcaaccaataaccgatgaGATGGGAgattaggagagttttaattgcacgggagggagggggagctagctctctgttttgtttgaacatcaacagaagtgacgtatccccgctatcgctgatacaacctttaactgcTTGGCTCATATAACCTCTATCtacgtatctatctatctatctatctatctatctatctatctgttcatctatctatctgtccatctatctatctgaccgtctgtctgtctgtctgtttatatatgtgtttgtttgtttaacagGCTGGTTGCTGTGTAAATATAGATTGTTTTGGGTGTGCCCTTTGAGCAGCTCTTCTACCCTGTAAGTCATCATATTACACATCCTTTTCTGAAAATAATTTACTGGCTTGGCAGATAAAAGCTATAGGGCTAATTAGTTCTTCACTGGGAATGTTCTTCTAACTAATAAACTCTCACCACTCAAGACTGCAATGTGAGGAAACATTGCCACCTAGTGCTTACTTTGTGAAGTGCACTTCACTCCCTTACGTGGGAGAACAGTCCTTTCCCAGTTATTGTCTCCTGCTTAGTTTAGAGTCATGGCAAAGGCCCATGGTGGCTCTCCACTCATTCGCAAAGGTCATTCGCAAAGGTCAAAGTACACTTTTCAAAAACAAGTTACagatacaaaacaaacaaatagaaaGCCTGCAAAATACTCACAGCATATCTCcccaagtaggctacatcaaGAGTCTCCAATTCCTTACCTAACAATATACCAGCTGACAAAGGCCCGACATGGCTGAGCAGACACACAGTTCAGGCTAATACAAGGAGGCATTTACAGGGTGACCATGGCGACAGGGAGTACTCAGGCACCTTGACCGCAGACGGACATCGAGGCCACTCTAACgcccccgacacacacatacacacacatccattttaCAGCTGCTGTGCCCTGAATGGTGCGTTCTCTCTTGACCAGTGACAGATGAGACAGACAAAACCACAGAGCTGCGTTGCCACGTACTCCCTGTGTAATGTggacatgtagcctactactaTGATAACATTTCAGCTGGAAACCAGGCAGCCCTGTGAATGACATTGTTTTTGCCTCCAGTGGCGCTTTTGTCTTCCTGCGGACTCCAACTTCCTCATATTGTGTCTTAATTTTGCTGAGCTTACGCCACCGCCCCcgcccccaaaacacacacacacacacaccaccacaactacacacacacacacacacacacacacacccacacacaccactcccagAGGACCGCTGGCTGTCCATCTGGAGTCATAGCCTGACATACAGACGACAAGCTCAAGGCTCCACAGTATTGGCAAAGCACATCAACCTACGCAGTCAGACAAAATGGACAACAAAGGTGGCCAGAGTCAACAAAGGTGGCCATAATGAAGCTTATGGTCTGAATTCTTTCAGATGAGTTGTAGCAGAGGTAACCAATCGTATCTGTTCAAGTCACTTTTGGTGTTTAGCCTATTACCTAATTTTCTCTCAGGAAATACCCTTGTTGAAGAGGTTTTGAAGAGGTGGTCATCCTCAAATAAGCTAGTTAAATATTGTTCAAGCACTTTTTTTATCATTCAATAATAAACTCTATTACGTTTTTTCACACAATGAGTCATGCAAAAGCTATTTTGGGAGGAAGTTTGAGAAATGCGCAACAGTTAAAATCATTTGCACCACATCAAAGCTTTATGTTAAAGACCAGAAACAATATTTGGACTTTTGAGTGAATGTCCAAACACAGATCTGTGTGCAGCCAAAAATCAACACCCCTCTCAGCACCAGGCAAGTTTCTAAGCTGaggatgtgtgtatgcatactaTGGCTGGAGAGCTGACAGGTTCGCTGCATCTCAATGTCTTCCCTCACAAACATCCACACTTTGATGCCTGATCCTGCTAAGTTCATGAGGGCTCAGGGCTGTCCCAGTGTGAAATTGTGAAGTGTGTGAGGGCTTGCTCACACCCTTTCTGTGCTTTTTCCATAAGTTGCCATTTATGCAGACTTTACCCAAGGGAATTACCAACAACTTGTGGCATTGTGACGTGAAACACAGGGTTACCCAAACGGAGGCTGGAAGcttggaaaaaaagaaacaactgTCATAAACCTGTTTGCACATTTCTGATGTTGTCAAATCAGCGTCATGACATGGCCATCCCATTCCTGTTAGTAGCATTTTGAACCCTTACAGTCTCTCAAACTCAATCACTTATCAACAGATGTCAGTTACGTCTTTGAGGGTTCAGGGCTGAGACCTTAGGGGGGACATGGAGATTTAGCCATAGCCTTGCTCCCGTCCTGATCAACCCTGCCAGCACCCGGGCTTCTCCCGTCCTGATCAACCCTGCCAGCACCCGGGCTGCTCCCGTCCTGATCAACCCTGCCAGCACCCGGGCTGCTCCCGTCCTGATCAACCCTGCCAGCACCCGGGCTGCTCCCGTCCTGATCAACCCTGCCAGCACCCGGGCTGCTCCCGTCCCCACTGCCTCTGCTCTGTCTGAGGGGCTCTAATTCACTGCATGTCACTGACTTCAGTCCACAACAGGCTGCGATATGACATTTGGGTGCTGAATGATATCAGTGGAGGGAACAGGACAAATAAACTTAATTAAGGTTAATctgatctaaaaaaaaaaaatacaaaaaaaggaaaaaaaaaaccttcaacAGGTCTACAAGCAGAAAATGACCAGAGTagaaaagtgtttttttccgAACACCTGTAGCAGCCATTTTGTCTTGATAATTTTTCACTGCTGCGGTGCGATAAGGAGCCTACCCTGAGTTTGAATCTTCTCATCTGTGAGTCAGTTTTAGCATGTCCCCTCCAAGGGCTCTCCAGCAGCCCACTGCAGATCTGTTTTTCACTGCTTCAGAATTAACTAAGAAACGGAGTTTAGTTTAACCATTTACGCCTTACTCGCTATGTATAAATACATGGGCATGAAAATGGCATCCTACACCTTTACATTTGTCTCAGTTACAAACTCCATTAGTAGAAGAAATCACATCCACACATTTCACAACTGAGCTTGTAGGACTTCAGAAACTACACCATCCTCATGCAGTGGGAATATTTCTGTGCACTGAGCCTAAGCTTCCTTCTGCTCTCAAGCACTCAGATGTGAAAAGAAAGTCAAACAGACAGCAGGCCGGCTTTCTTACCTTCTTCTCCGCTCCGTCTTTGCCCCTGGCTCCGTTCTGGTGTTCGCGGAGCCCCTTGTCTGTGCCGAACAGCTTCTTGGCCCACTCGTCCTTCTGCGTGGTCAGCCGGTGGGGCTGCGCGGTGGCGGCGGCCACTATCTCCCCGGGCGCCCGGTAGCGGTCGGCCGGAATCTTGTTCATGGGAGGCGGCAGAGTGCTGCAGTTGGCGCTGGACCAGCCGTCGGTGGACTCGGCGTACGACTCCTGGTCGCTGCTGTGACCGTGCTGCTGTCTCCAGTCCCGCAGGACGTGCACCGGCAGCCAGCGCTGGCTCCCCGATGCCCCAGAACCACCACCgctcccaccaccacctcctcctcctcctcctcctcctcctcctgctgttcCTGCTGCTCCTGCCGCTGCAGCCCCTGCTGCTCCGGCCGCTGCTTTCTTGGAGTAGTGCGAGCGGGAGGGATGGCCCTGGAGCTCCATCCTGGACGAGACGCTGAGGTGTCTGGTGGAGAGGGGCGGCGCGTCAGCGAGGTCTGACAGGGGCTCGTGCCGGTAGCCGTTCCTGTGAGCGGCggggggcgggggcgggggaGGGCCGCGTGCTGGCTGGGGGAACTCCCAGGGCCCGGAGGGGGCGTGTCGGCCAGGGGCGTTGCCCCCCAGGTCCACCAGCAGCACACGGTTGCTCTTCTCCTCGGGCAGGAAGTTGCCGATGCCGCTGTCGCTGTTGCTGCTGGTGCTGTTGTTCTGCTGCGCGTCCATGTCGCCCGCcgcggcggcggcagcagcggcCGCATTAGCGGCGGCCGCAGCCCCACCGGCGCCGTTGTCCAGGAAGGCCCGCGCGCGCACGCCCTCGATGGACTCGCCCATGTCGCGGTAGAGCACCGACACAAACTGAAGCAAAggctgggaggtggggggaAACTCCAGGCAGCCGCCCGTGTCCGGGTCGGGCGTGCAGTCGAAGCCAAAGCGCCGGGCGACGCTCTGGTGGACCTTGTGGTGGCACAGCTCGGGGTCCACCAGGAACACGTGGCAGGAGGTGCGCAGCTCGGCCTCGTCCGCCTCCTCGCGCCGTCGATACTCCTCCGTGGCCTGCATGGTGACCAGGCCGAAGAAGCGCCGGTCGTCAGGGCACACGGCGCTGAAGGCCAGCTTCTCGGCCGGGTAGGTGGCCAGCACGTGGCCACGCTCGCTGCGCAGGCGCACACAGTCCAGCATGACCTGCAGCAGCACCAGCGAGTGCACCTTCTGCTCGGCGCGCAGGCGCCGCATGCAGCCGCGGATAGCCTGCAGGCTGTCACTCTCCAGGCTGCCGCCGGCCGACGCCAGCTCGATGGAGCCCAGGTAGCCCACCACCATGCCCACGTTCAGGATGCCGTCTCCGTCCCCACCACCGGCGGGTGAGTCGGGAAGGATCGCGGGGGCTGGCGGCTCCACCTCGAACACGTCCAGGAAGACAGAGTCGTCGGCCTGCAGCACCTTGGCCAGCTCATCCTCAGACAGCAAGTCCGGCTGGCTGCGGTGCCTGCGGGTACTGGGGTAGGGGAAGGCGTCCGACTCGGACAGAGGGTGACGGGGTTTGCCTTTGGGCTTGGCGGCCGAGGACGAAACGGCTGCCGCTCTCTCCGAGCTGCTGGACGAGTGGCTCGAGCAGGCGCCCTCGAAGATCATGCTGAAAATGCCCCCTGACTGCATCTCCGCCACCACGCGCTCCGCCCGGTTGATCCCCAGAGTCTTCGAGTCCACCTTAGGCCGTGTGGTCCAAGCACCCCTGGGGTCTTGGTAAGCAAGCTCCTCGTCACTGGAGCAAGAGTCAACATGCTGGTGGTGATAGTGAGGGTGATGTGCATGAGAGTGattgtgatggtggtggtggtggcgctgGTGGGTCTCTGCCACTACCAGGTGCAGGACTCCAGTGCACCGGCCAATGAGCTTCACCACGTCCTCATGTGAGGCCTTAGAAACGTTGATGTCATTGACACTGAGGATTTGGTCTCCAGCACGCAAGCCCATATAGTCTGCAGGGCTGCCTTTCAGGACGCAGTTGAGCACACAAGGTGACTGGCCCGACAGTGTGAAGCCATAGCCCGTGCGGCCTCGCGCCACCTCCACCCCACGCACTCGTGTAACAGGCTGAGAGCTCGCCCCGCGCCGTTTCCCCATATCCTGTTGCCTGAACATGGTCTCTTTTTgccccctttcttctctctttttttcactcCACTGACGAGAGCTTCACAAATGCGGAGCAGAGGAACTAAATGTAACGCCTGGTCGATACCATCGCCCTCTGTGCCAACGCTGCCCCACTACGGCACAAGCATGCTGGTGTCAACTCAGTTTCACAGGGCACCTTTggtagaaagagaggggaggggggcataaTTGGGGACGCAGTAGTACAGCGAAAACAGGAATGACAGAAAATAACTTAAAAATAACATCAATTTGACAAAAGGCAGAAGTAACATCTACATTATTTTCATATTTAATGTAATATTATGACTGATAACGAACGCTAGCAGCGCTTTACCGGTCGGTTAGGATAATCAAATGATTTTACGTGGATAAAAGGTAGCCTAAAGctaataaaaaaatctgaaccaaaacaaaacataaacattGATTAAAGGTCGGTGATTGAATACCGGATGCAGATGGAAGCTTACTAGCAGTAGAACTGACTCACAGGTCAAATTTGAGCATACAGTCTGAGAACTTCAACATCAATTATGCAAAACACGTTTTCTTTATGTAAACCAGTAACTAGCTATTAGGTTAGtaactttctttcttttttgttcacAAACTGGGCAAGGTTGATTTCATTAAAGTTCTTTGGCGAAATACATTAATTTCCACATTAGCTCTATCTAGCAAACAATAGCTACATCAGATGGAAGCTGAGTGATGTCTGACTGGCTCCCTTTTAGGATTTGATTGTCCAAACATTGTGTATCTATTGCACGAGTTAAGTAGAAACTTTATCTCATGCGAATTTGGAAACTTTTCCTCTCAAATGCGTTAGTTGAAATTCGTGCAAAGAAAATTCATCCACTCCTGCTTGACATTCCTATCCCGCCTTCATTTTCCCCATTGTAGGAATGTGTACGCGTCAACCTGTGTAACCATGACATCCAAATGTCAACTAACTTTTTGCTTGTCCTATTGGTGCATATTGTTGTCACTCCTAGTGGTCAACCCCCTCAACTAATGACCAAGTTAGTCTGAGAATTGAAGTAAAGTCGTATGATATTCCACAGGTGTTGCACGTACTTTACAAAAGCATTCATAACTTTACATGTCTCGTGTCTGCAAAGCAAAATACAGACAGAGGAAAGACTGCAAATATAGGTCCTTGATACTCCTCACATTTTCACCTGttaggcttttgtttttcgacCCTGCCAAACAGCTGGCCAGCGAGTAACGGTATTGTTGCAGTTGTCATAGCTGCTAATGGGATAGACCGAACACTAGCATGCAGTAGATATTAACACCATGGGTTGGTTTTCGGGTGAAAAAGCTTACAATGGATTATGTTAAATGCGATTAACTACAACGACCAGAGTTGCAGCACGACATATAACCAAATTCATGTTTATAGACATAAGGCTTCGATCGCAAAAGCTAGCCAACATAGCAGTTAAGTGACTGAAACTTAACCCATAGCGTTTTATCCAAGACATTCCGTAGGGATCCCTTTTCGAGAGACATAATCTTTAACATCAAACAATGTATAGTTTGTCAACGTATTCAAAATGCAGAATAACTCAGATACAGAGTTTTGTGACACATCAGCCT of Alosa sapidissima isolate fAloSap1 chromosome 1, fAloSap1.pri, whole genome shotgun sequence contains these proteins:
- the rgs12b gene encoding regulator of G-protein signaling 12b isoform X3 gives rise to the protein MFRQQDMGKRRGASSQPVTRVRGVEVARGRTGYGFTLSGQSPCVLNCVLKGSPADYMGLRAGDQILSVNDINVSKASHEDVVKLIGRCTGVLHLVVAETHQRHHHHHHNHSHAHHPHYHHQHVDSCSSDEELAYQDPRGAWTTRPKVDSKTLGINRAERVVAEMQSGGIFSMIFEGACSSHSSSSSERAAAVSSSAAKPKGKPRHPLSESDAFPYPSTRRHRSQPDLLSEDELAKVLQADDSVFLDVFEVEPPAPAILPDSPAGGGDGDGILNVGMVVGYLGSIELASAGGSLESDSLQAIRGCMRRLRAEQKVHSLVLLQVMLDCVRLRSERGHVLATYPAEKLAFSAVCPDDRRFFGLVTMQATEEYRRREEADEAELRTSCHVFLVDPELCHHKVHQSVARRFGFDCTPDPDTGGCLEFPPTSQPLLQFVSVLYRDMGESIEGVRARAFLDNGAGGAAAAANAAAAAAAAAGDMDAQQNNSTSSNSDSGIGNFLPEEKSNRVLLVDLGGNAPGRHAPSGPWEFPQPARGPPPPPPPAAHRNGYRHEPLSDLADAPPLSTRHLSVSSRMELQGHPSRSHYSKKAAAGAAGAAAAGAAGTAGGGGGGGGGGGGGSGGGSGASGSQRWLPVHVLRDWRQQHGHSSDQESYAESTDGWSSANCSTLPPPMNKIPADRYRAPGEIVAAATAQPHRLTTQKDEWAKKLFGTDKGLREHQNGARGKDGAEKKGGRFRGLSLGFPPLPQRSGGRRSFGRSKRLSLARSLDDLESAAVSDGELNSVDLKGCGSDNSLNSNASLPSVQCHRRHTERRVASWAVCFERLLQDPVGVRYFSEFLKKEFSEENILFWQACEFFSHVPETDKKQLSQRAREIYNSFLSSKATTPVNIDSQAQLADDILNAPRPDMFKEQQLQIFNLMKFDSYTRFLKSFLYQECMLAEVEGRPLPDPNQIPSSPTSKHSTSSDRSNLSTPKKDDKKNKSGRSLNDDSKDEQCDKKKGIFFSWSRNRSFGKGPKKRDLCDYSFTGSNGRRESQGSLSSGTSLELGTSGSGKNEGDTSRNSMSLMERAVRHCSINLPDGSCCSVPIRPGVSIRELLQGLCEKLSINLAAVDLFLVGGEKPLVLDQDCMTLCSRDLRLEKRTLFRLDLVPINRSVGLKAKPTKPVTEVLRPVVAKYGLHLGDLVARISGEKEALDLGLPISNLDGLRVVLDVADNATGKVVTDKQKLTTSKSHGPPLSARSQSATSSSSSYPKLRASERTTSEVC